The DNA sequence TCATGggatgaaaatttttttctgaaaatatCAAATCTAACTTTGTAGAGGtgaattctttaaaaatttGTATAGTTTACATGTAAATTTGCATAAGGAGTTGGAAAATGTTGTATGGGTAAATTAAAACATGGATTGGTCTTGAAAATGTAGATTTAATTTCATGATATGAGCTTCTTCTGTTTGTGTCTAGTCATGTGATaagattttttactttaaaaatgaCCAAAAgtttcaattatttatattataaagaaattatttgaaaataaaatatagaaatttgtAATCTTATTGGTAAAAAGTTCGATTCAATTGAAAGGGACTTTGAAATTCTTGTCCTAGTGATCTCTATTCTTGAGTTTAATCATAAACTGTTCAAAGTTCGCAGCCAAATTGGACCAACAGTTTCTAGTAGCTCTAACTTGATGATAATTCATATTTACCCTCACAAATTAGTATATACTAACCTcagaagaaaataattttacatgaaaaatattttgaagaaaattattttttattacttaattgtattttttttaaaaaataagaatattaataaattcaatatgttgatattaataaaattctcaaatttcaaaaaatacttTTTGTTTTGAaagttattttcattaaaaaagatTTAATCCTCtttttaaactaataaaatattttctattaattaattttattaagcaTTTTGAAAGTTAATAACTTGATATAATAAACTAACTAATAACAATATCAATtgaacaatttttatttttatttctgtcTCCAAGTGGATTCAAAATTAGGACCTCACTGCTGTAGAGACTCTACTCTGTGCAATTGCTCTAaagttgattagtaattgaatCATCTTTCAAAAGGTTACAATTTTATCCACTGGTATTAGTCCAGTTCACACGAAAGTTGATATGaccaaattcttttttttttttaaagaaacttTTAGTTAAAGTAGAATTAGAATGGTCACATAATAAGAGATTTGACAAGGAATACTTTTCCTATTTGTTAAAGAAAGTTTCTCTCGCATTGCTCAGATTCTCCACGACAGTTAGCTAATTTTGGAGTCTATTAACAGTGGCTTGTAAATACTTTCTTTTGATTCTCTGCAACTAGATTTGAAGTGACTTTAGTTCTACAGTACTCTATTGGATTTAATTTGTATATCTATTTGAAATATCAAATGAACACATTCTCTCTTTAAaagaatcaaaatcaattctctCATGTAGTTCTCGGCATGTTTGCTATGGTCATTTTTTGCTAATTGTTGAAGGAGTTTTCCCTTTGGTCGATCCTCAACTATGGGTGGTGATCTCCTTGAAAAAGTACGTTGGTAGCTTAAAGTTATACCGGATTGAGTTATTGGAATCCAAAATTTtctattactttttatttttcttatttttctttgggcCGTAGAGCCCTTTGATGTTTTGGACTTTAATGGTTTGTATCTCTCTTCATCTTAACTTAATAAATCTACTTTTtgacaaaatttttttttaattatattaaaatttatttaatataaaacttttaataattaatttgaaaaataattaaagagttttatgttccatttattttttaaaaaataaattctacataaaaatatttttaaaaaattatttaaaaaatataatttattttccattatttgattataatattaaaaaaattaataatctatatatatatatataaattttttttccataaaatataacataattaataaatttatttatttatttttagaattcaaCACGTTGTTAAAATTAgacttaatataattttttaatagaaaaattttaaaagaaattaaagttaAGAGactgaaatattaaattttaaaataaaaaaataaaaatattaattatgctTTTCAGACAGAAAATTTTTCCATCTTAAAAAAAAGCACACAGACAACTTTTAGGACTAATTATTGGACGGTCATGATTGATTGTTAGGTAATGCTAACAGACCCACGGGCCACGGGAAAGAACTAAGAGTTGGGTGATTAGATAGAAACAAAAAGGCATTAACAATCAGCAAAGCAATTAGCCATTAGCAATTATCCATTATCCATCTTTTATGAACAAGAATATATTCACCTTCACAACCACACTCACTCACGGGCACTACAAAACAATGCCCACGTAaagcaattttcttttttttttttttttttttaataatcaacGGCCAGCCAGCTCTCTTTTGTGGCCTACATCGTTTGCCCTTCTTCTCTCTTCATGGATGTCAGTGGAAGCACCCGTGACCTCTCACTCTCCCTGTCAATGATTCTCTCTTCTTACAACGTCACTTTCCACCTAAACCCCAAGTACCAACTACTTGTTTTCCTTCCTTCctcatctatatatatatatatgccacTCAGCCTCTGCCTGCCTTCTCCAAATTCTGCATTCTTCTTTTCATTCTTGCTCAGAAAAAAAGAAATGTCAAATTCTCATCATGTTCTCTGTATCTTGTTTCTTCTCATTCTCCTCCATAATTCAGGCCTCTCACTAGGCCATACCAAAGGAATTAGGCCCCGGAAATCTCCCGTGAATCTTCCAACAATAAATGAGACTAGAGTCCAATTCTCAGAACAACAATTCATGAAGTGGGTCAAGTTTGTTGGCAGCTTAAAGCACTCTCTTTTTAAAGCTGGAAAGAATAAGCTTTTCCCTTCTTATACTCTTGTTGTCAACAAGAATCCAGCTGCTGGTGACTTTACATCCATTCAAGATGCCATTGATTCTCTTCCTTTTATCAATCTTGTTAGAGTGGTCATCAAGGTCCATGCTGGAGTTTACACGTGAGTTTTttgatatatatgtatattttctTGTCCTTATGTTTCTTGCTGGTCTTGCTTTGGCTCTGCCAAATTGGTCTGTTTCTGCTGAAGCATTGAGTCTTGAGTCTTTTGTCGATATTCACTTCTAcattattttttgtttatcGTAACAAGTATGGGAAAGTGATTCCAGGTTTTGTTTTATGTTTTGTCTTTTTCCTTCAACTCTCATGAACTTTATGctctgttttctttttcttagggGAATTTTCCTTCAATTTAATTTCATCGATTTCTAATTTCGCAATGGGTTTGTTTTTATTAAGATATGAAAGAATTTTTGCAGAGAGAAAGTTAGTATACCTCCATTAAAATCCTTCATAACCATAGAAGGAGCTGGAGCAGATAAAACGATTGTACAATGGGGAGACACTGCTCAAACACCTGGGCCAAAAGGGCAACCTATGGGGACCTACAGTTCTGCAACTTTTGCTGTAAATTCACCTTATTTCATTGCCAAGAACATTACATTCAAGGTAACAAcagtcttcatcttcttcttctgctgctACTCTTTCTCTCTGTTTGGCTCTCATTACATATGCAAGCAATGTGGAACAGAACACAACACCAGTGCCACCGCCGGGAGCAATTGGGAAGCAAGCAGTGGCATTCAGAATATCAGCAGATACAGCAGCTTTCTTGGGGTGTAGATTCTTGGGAGGTCAGGACACTCTTTATGATCATCTGGGCAGGCATTATTACAAGGATTGTTACATTGAAGGTTCAGTTGATTTCATCTTTGGAAACGGCTTGTCCTTATTTGAGGTCTGCTTTATTTCCTACCCTTTGTTTATTTCCTGCGTGTATAAAATGGTAGTGGGAAAATCTATACATGCAGATCTGCTATAAGCGAGAATTGGCCGTTAATTAGATAGAATTTAAAGTTCACTGGATGAATTGCAGAGGGACCAACTAgttaagaaaatataataatttgattttgattttgttcTTAACTGAATAAAGAAATGTAAATTAAAAGTTGGAATCCTAGAAATTGGCTAATCAATAATTGAAAATGGGGTCATGAATTTAACTTTTTGGACCATTTCCTTGAATATCCAAAAAATATcttaaagtaaaaaaagggtGCATCATTTCTCAAATAATTGATTATGTAATAATTCTGACTGATTAATTAGGATGATAATCTAAATATGATTTGattataaagaaaagaaaataagagagaGTTGGAATGGCAGAGGTGTCACGTGCATGCAATAGCACAATACACAGGAGCACTAACGGCGCAAGGGAGGAGCAGTCTGCTGGAGGACACGGGGTTTTCATTCGTGAACTGTAAGGTCACGGGCTCAGGAGCTCTCTACCTTGGAAGGGCGTGGGGACCTTTTTCAAGAGTCGTCTTTGCTTATACTTACATGGACAACATCATCATCCCCAAAGGCTGGTATAACTGGGGAGACCCTACCCGTGAAATGTAAGTCCTCTCCatcaatataaaaattcatgttattttgaagtattttaattttaaataatttaaatgcaaAATCTAATAAACATTTTATACTTAAAGCACCCTAGCTTGAGCAAATGGTGATGATTGCAAAGTTGCTTTTGGGGCGctgattcttttcttttgttttatctAAAATGGGAGAAATAGTGGAAACTTGGACGGTGCCCGTGCCACAGCCTCCTCGATGACCTGCACTGCACTTGATAGGTTTAGGTGAGAGCAGCTTTTCTGCAGACGAATGACCAAAATGCCCAACTAAATCCAACCCAAAATTCTCCACCTACACGCTTCAATCCACGGGCAGATTCGGCAGATGGGGACAAAAATGGGTGGTCAGAATTGTGGAAACCATACCCATGAACATATACATGTCCTTTACTCCTTCAGATTGCAAAATCTACGTGTAATGCACCTCATAAGATTGCATAGAATAAACCATCCACCCAACAAATGTGCATTGCCGTGCTTGTGCGTAGCCCATTTAAAATTTAGGCCACGCCAGAGCTGCATGGCATCTGCGCATGTTAACCTAATCCTTGGCTGCTTGTTTAGTTTTGGCATTTTCAGCTTGTCCATAGCATGATGTCCAATTGCATGAGTtgtttttaataagtttatcaataatttataaaaatttaatttaattaatttttttctaataattttcctatttaaaaattctttatttagaaaaatatttataatcttaTAGAACTtgtttaaatttacttttataaaatGACTCATATCAAACAGATGGCCAAGGTTCTGTGGGTACTAAGGGTTGTTGTGGCTTGACAGGACTGTGTTCTACGGGCAATACAAGTGCACAGGACCAGGAGCTGACTTCGCAGGAAGAGTGTCATGGTCTAGAGAACTCACTGATGAGGAGGCTAAGCCTTTTATTTCACTTAGCTTCATTGATGGATCTGAATGGATCAAATTATAaaccatatttatatttttcaccatataATTTTTATGCCCTTTTAATTATCATTTGTAAAAGCCATCTTAGTGATATTTTTGGTCCATAATTTatattcagatttttttttttttttggaagggGGGTTTTGATGAAATCGATGAGCATTCATGTATTAACTTGAGTAAAATGATCCACTGCAGTAAATTACAATACATATACTATCTTAGTTACTATTTCCAACCCTCCCTTACTATTACTGGCCATAGTTACAAAGCTTTTATAAGGTAACATGTAGAGTTAGATCTGAAGGGTGGCTAGGTTAAAAAAGGCACCTCGCTTGTTCTTTAGCTGACCATAAGTTCCTCGCTCCACCACCTTTCCATCTGCAATAAAGGCAATGGAATCAACCTTCTTGATGGTGTTAAGCCGGTGAGCCACCACGATCGTGCTTCTTCCGACCATGATTCTGTCTAATGCTTCTTGCACAACTTGCTCAGATTGCACGTCAAGTGCACTTGTTGCCTCATCTAGCAATAATATTGTTGGTTTGCGAATTatagctcttgcaattgctatTCTTTGCTTTTGCCCTCCTGATAGTTGCACTCCTCTTTCCCCGCACTCCGTCTCGTAGCCATCTTTCAATGATCTACGgcacaaaattttatatttcgtactcatttaatagaaaaaaaatatggggtgttaattttagtatttatgctTTAGTTGCAGCTCTTACGAAATAAATTCATGAGCATTGGCAGCCGTGGCAGCCTCCACCATCTCGTTTTCAGATGCATCGAGCTTTCCAAATACAATGTTGTCACGTATGCTGCCAGAATACAACACTGGCTCCTGGCTGACGAGCGCCGTGTGCTTTCTGTACCATTGAACATCTAGTTCCCTTATGTCTACTCCATCTACTTTTATTGAACCTCTCTCAACATCGTAAAATCTTTGAATCAATCCGATCACCGTTGATTTTCCACACCCACTTTTCCCTACTAGTCCAACGCTTGTGCCTGGTTTCACCTCCAAGCAAAATTGGCGTAATACTAACGTTTGTAGCCTGCTTGGATATGCAAAATCAACCTTCTTCATCTCTATCCatccatttattttttctagATTGGTTCCCACACTAGAACCACCCCCCACCTAAAGGaaaccacaaacataacatGAAACAATGATGAAGAATTGTAAGCAAAAAGATTATGCAACTTACATGGGAAGAGCCTGAAATGAGAGATTGTCTGTCAAGAATTTGGAATACAGATGCCACTGCTATGGAACCTTTGGCTAAATCAGAAGTCATGCTTCCTGCTTCAGCTATAACCTTTCCAGTGCTTACTAGAATAAAGAAAGTTTTAAACACATCGCCAGCTGATATCTCTCTCTTTTCTACTAGAGTTCCTCCAAACCAAAAATCTAGAGCCCATGACATGAAAGTTAGGCATTGAGCAGAACCCATACCAATTCCTGCTAGCCATGATTTCTTCCTTGCTTCCTTCCTTGGTTCCTCTTGAGCCTCATCAAACAGTTGAAGTACCTTTTCCACACTTCCAAATGAAGTAACAATTTTATGGTTATACACTGCTTCTGCCCCGATTTGAGTACTGTGATTTTGTGCCTTGACGAAATTTGATGTGATACTAGAGAGCAAAACTTTTCTAGTATAGAAACATAGAATAGTGAGGGGCTGGACGGCGATCATGACAAGTGCAAGCTTCCATGCCACAATTAGCCCCATAATCATTGCTATGGTAACTGCAGAAGTAGTTTGAACTAACAAAGAAACTCTGTCTGCGACAAGAGATTTAACCATGGAGGCCTCATTGCTCAATCTTGAACATAGAGCCCCACTAGAGTTGTTCTCTTCATCAAACCAAGCTGCCTCAAAAGTCAAGATCTTCTCTAGCATTCTCATTCGAATTCTCTTGGTTAGCCTCTCACCCATAAAAGCAAAATTGTAGTGTTGTACAAGATTTACTGTGATGGAAATCAAAGAAAGTGAGCAAAATATTAAGGAGTATGTACGTATTCGAGCATGCATTTCCTCGTGGCTCGGTGCAAAGAAAGCTGCAATCATCCCACCAATGGTTAAAGCGTACACAGGTTGCACAGCACCAAACAATATAGCTGAGAGGCTTCCCATAAGGCCTTGCTTCCATTCAGGAGCGTTCAAAGAGAGAAGACGAGAGAAGGAAGGTGGGGGTTGAGATACAGGTTTTGGGCCGTCAAAAACAGGTAATGGTGAACCAAAGATGGCTGGGCTCGATCTTCCTGTGCTTATCCGCCCTGCACTGCTTCTTCCAACTGAAGAAATACGTGCTTGGTCTGGATTCTGTTCATGGTCGTCACAACTGAATTGCTTCTGTAACTTTGCAAGATTCGCATAGTGGCCGTTTTTTATGTTAATGAGATCGTTGTGTGAACCTATTTCAATGATGCATCCATTGTTAACTACTGCAATGAGGTCTGCATTTCGAATTGTAGAGAGCTTGTGGGCAACCACCTGATGATTGATCAATACCATGCTTAGACAAAAATTAAAAGTGCTGTGACAGGTAATTGATAATGCTAAAATAATCATGTAGGACCACTGATACTTACCAGTGTAGTTCTTCCCATGGAGGCTTGATCAAGAGCATTTTGGACTAATGTCTCTGATTCAGAGTCAAGAGCACTAGTTGCTTCATCAAGTAACAGAATCACAGGGTTCTTGATGATGGCTCTAGCAATGGCAATTCGCTGCTTTTGTCCACCAGATAAAAGTGCTCCTCGTTCCCCAACCTTTTAAACCTAAACATGTTATatttaaactgaatcgaatagTATCCATTAATAGATAAAACAACTTGAAGTTACCTTTGTTTCATAGCCCTCTGGAAGCTGCCTTATAAAGTTATGAGCATTTGCAGCCATAGCTGCAGCTGTGACTTCATCCATGGTTGCATCAAGCTTCCCAAACATTATATTCTCTTTAATTGACGTCCCAAATAATGCATGTTCTTGACTAACAAGACCCATTTTTCTTCTTATCCATTTCAGATTCAATGTTCTTATATCAACACCTTCAATCTTCACAAATCCATCATCGACATCATAGAATCGCTGCACCAATGCAATGGCAGTGGACTTTCCACTTCCACTTGCACCAACGAGAGCTACTGTTTTTCCAGCTTCCACTTTGAGGCTGAAGTCTTCGAGGACAGTGGAATCCGGACGAGATGGGTATGTGAATCTGACATGTTGGAATTCAATTTCTCCTTGTATTTTGTCTAGCACAACTCCTTCTGTGTCTTCACCATCAATTTCAGGAACCCGATCAATTCTGTGGAATATTCGTGTAGCAGCAACAGAAGCTTCTGTAAAGTACCTTAAATCAGGAAGTGCCATTCCAAGGGATCTGCATTGGGTGCATTGACTGgttcattaataaaaattctACTGCAACTAAAGCCACATACGAATACCCATTTCTAATAATGGAGAATATTTAATGCTAAAAGAAAACCATCAATGTTAAAgagattaag is a window from the Manihot esculenta cultivar AM560-2 chromosome 16, M.esculenta_v8, whole genome shotgun sequence genome containing:
- the LOC110603035 gene encoding probable pectinesterase 53, whose product is MPLSLCLPSPNSAFFFSFLLRKKEMSNSHHVLCILFLLILLHNSGLSLGHTKGIRPRKSPVNLPTINETRVQFSEQQFMKWVKFVGSLKHSLFKAGKNKLFPSYTLVVNKNPAAGDFTSIQDAIDSLPFINLVRVVIKVHAGVYTEKVSIPPLKSFITIEGAGADKTIVQWGDTAQTPGPKGQPMGTYSSATFAVNSPYFIAKNITFKNTTPVPPPGAIGKQAVAFRISADTAAFLGCRFLGGQDTLYDHLGRHYYKDCYIEGSVDFIFGNGLSLFERCHVHAIAQYTGALTAQGRSSLLEDTGFSFVNCKVTGSGALYLGRAWGPFSRVVFAYTYMDNIIIPKGWYNWGDPTREMTVFYGQYKCTGPGADFAGRVSWSRELTDEEAKPFISLSFIDGSEWIKL
- the LOC110603034 gene encoding putative ABC transporter B family member 8; translated protein: MSSPKKNEMRNEERNSIAIIFRYADWIDMLLMILGTVGAIGDGMSTNCLLVFASRLMNSLGYGKGQKNQGNFMTEVEKCSLYFVYLGLAVMVVAFMEGYCWSKTSERQVLKIRYKYLEAALRQEVGFFDSQEATTSEIINSISKDTSLLQEVLSEKVPIFLMHASVFISGLAFSTYFSWRLSLVAFPTLLLLIIPGMIYGKYLLYLSKKAHKEYSKANAIVEQALSSIKTVYSFTAEKRILDKYSAILNRTSKLGIKQGIAKGLAVGSTGLSFAIWAFLAWYGSRLVMYKGESGGRIYAGGISFILGGLSLGMALPDLRYFTEASVAATRIFHRIDRVPEIDGEDTEGVVLDKIQGEIEFQHVRFTYPSRPDSTVLEDFSLKVEAGKTVALVGASGSGKSTAIALVQRFYDVDDGFVKIEGVDIRTLNLKWIRRKMGLVSQEHALFGTSIKENIMFGKLDATMDEVTAAAMAANAHNFIRQLPEGYETKVGERGALLSGGQKQRIAIARAIIKNPVILLLDEATSALDSESETLVQNALDQASMGRTTLVVAHKLSTIRNADLIAVVNNGCIIEIGSHNDLINIKNGHYANLAKLQKQFSCDDHEQNPDQARISSVGRSSAGRISTGRSSPAIFGSPLPVFDGPKPVSQPPPSFSRLLSLNAPEWKQGLMGSLSAILFGAVQPVYALTIGGMIAAFFAPSHEEMHARIRTYSLIFCSLSLISITVNLVQHYNFAFMGERLTKRIRMRMLEKILTFEAAWFDEENNSSGALCSRLSNEASMVKSLVADRVSLLVQTTSAVTIAMIMGLIVAWKLALVMIAVQPLTILCFYTRKVLLSSITSNFVKAQNHSTQIGAEAVYNHKIVTSFGSVEKVLQLFDEAQEEPRKEARKKSWLAGIGMGSAQCLTFMSWALDFWFGGTLVEKREISAGDVFKTFFILVSTGKVIAEAGSMTSDLAKGSIAVASVFQILDRQSLISGSSHVGGGSSVGTNLEKINGWIEMKKVDFAYPSRLQTLVLRQFCLEVKPGTSVGLVGKSGCGKSTVIGLIQRFYDVERGSIKVDGVDIRELDVQWYRKHTALVSQEPVLYSGSIRDNIVFGKLDASENEMVEAATAANAHEFISSLKDGYETECGERGVQLSGGQKQRIAIARAIIRKPTILLLDEATSALDVQSEQVVQEALDRIMVGRSTIVVAHRLNTIKKVDSIAFIADGKVVERGTYGQLKNKRGAFFNLATLQI